From the genome of Papaver somniferum cultivar HN1 chromosome 2, ASM357369v1, whole genome shotgun sequence, one region includes:
- the LOC113352558 gene encoding uncharacterized protein LOC113352558: MAIVVFATVLFPIPMKLASLPIQKPLCISQFALANQACGSIPIQQDLVEYVEDPEDPESGGHRSSRARNRERNNSRSRDGESHNGSHSRQHRRRRARRHRHHHHLSQNEMDCCRWMKEMDDACVCQLLYRMPAFMRKPKHDYVVRVHDSCTVTFNCPGRLF; encoded by the coding sequence ATGGCGATTGTCGTGTTTGCAACAGTTCTATTTCCGATACCTATGAAGCTCGCATCATTACCAATACAGAAGCCTTTATGTATCTCTCAATTTGCATTAGCTAATCAAGCTTGTGGCTCCATACCAATCCAACAGGACCTTGTTGAATATGTTGAGGATCCGGAGGACCCTGAAAGTGGCGGCCATCGAAGCTCTAGGGCTAGGAACAGAGAAAGGAATAATAGCAGGTCAAGGGATGGTGAAAGTCATAATGGTTCTCATAGCCGCCAACACCGACGTAGGCGTGCAAGAAGACATCGCCATCATCATCATTTGTCACAAAATGAAATGGACTGTTGTAGGTGGATGAAGGAAATGGATGACGCTTGTGTTTGCCAGTTGTTGTATCGAATGCCAGCGTTCATGAGGAAACCTAAACATGATTATGTAGTTAGAGTCCACGATTCGTGTACTGTTACGTTTAATTGCCCTGGGAGATTGTTTTGA